CCAGGGTGGTGGCGTCGATGATCTCGGTCAGGTTGAGGTAGCTGGCCGAGCCGCCTACCTGCCCGGTGCGCAGCAGCGCGGCCAGTTCGTCGATCTCCTCGGACCCGGCGGTACCCAGGAACTGTTCCAGCTGCCAGAAGTTCTCCATCTGCCAGCGGTAGGTCGGCGACGACCGGCACGCCCGCACCACCTCCCGCAGGAAGTCCGCATGGGCACGTGCGACCTCCGGTCGAGGAGAGGTGTAGCCCAGATCGGTGTGCGAATGCGGGATCAGGTGAACGGTGAGCGGGCGTGCGGTCGGATGCATCGTCGAAGGCCTCTCGATCGTCAGGCGAGGGCGGGTTCAGCCACCAGGGAGACACCCCGCTGCTCCTGATGGGACTGCAGGGCGGCGGCCGCCAGCCGATGAGTCGTCGCCGCCTCGCTCGGGTGGGCGGTCGCGAACCGCGGCCCGAGCGCGCCTGCACGCTCGGCGAGGAAGCACGCCCACATCTGCAGGATCGCGTCGGAGAAGCCGAACTCGAAGATCCCGCCGGTGACTGTCGGCCAGGCGGACTGGCTCCCGGCGTCGATCTGCTGCCAGGACTGCTCGCTGGTGCCACCAGCGAGCGGAACTCTCGCGAACAGCTCGACCCGCTTGGGGTTCTTCGTGCTGAAACGCACGCCACCGTCCATGCCGACCACCTCGAGGAGCCAGGTGTTCTTCTCGCCCGGGTCGATCCGCTTGGTCTCCACGGTCATCGGGAAGGAGTAGTCGCCGGAGTCGACGCGGCAGTGCAGCACGGCGTTGTCCCAGGTGTCACAGGGGACGGGAGCGCCGTCGGGGCCGGGGCGTTCGGTGACGATGTTCTCCAGGTCGGCGTAGACCGTGCGCGGCGCCCAGCCGAGCCGGAGGGGCACGTGCCAGGCATGCAGCCCGAGATCGTTCATCACCCCGGCCGCACCGCATGTGGCGACCTGGCGCTTCCAGTTGATCGCCTTGTTCACGTCCAGATCGCTCGAGTGCAGGAACGCGCTGCGCACCGAGACGATCCGGCCCAGCTCACCAGAGGCGATCGTCCGGTAGGCGAGCTGCGCACCAGGGAAGTAGGGCATCTCGCTGGAGCAGCGCACGAACACCTCGGGGTGCTCGGCGCAGGTGCGCAGGATGGTCTCGGCGGCCGGAGCGTC
Above is a window of Ruania suaedae DNA encoding:
- a CDS encoding Gfo/Idh/MocA family protein; translated protein: MSATDVRVGIIGGGLMGRELAAALGRWPALIDHPVRPRLTAVCDIRPEALEWFRQIDTVTQLTTDYREMLASEEIDVVYVAVRHDLHESIYADVISAGKDLLAEKPFGIDAPAAETILRTCAEHPEVFVRCSSEMPYFPGAQLAYRTIASGELGRIVSVRSAFLHSSDLDVNKAINWKRQVATCGAAGVMNDLGLHAWHVPLRLGWAPRTVYADLENIVTERPGPDGAPVPCDTWDNAVLHCRVDSGDYSFPMTVETKRIDPGEKNTWLLEVVGMDGGVRFSTKNPKRVELFARVPLAGGTSEQSWQQIDAGSQSAWPTVTGGIFEFGFSDAILQMWACFLAERAGALGPRFATAHPSEAATTHRLAAAALQSHQEQRGVSLVAEPALA